In Lysinibacillus sp. 2017, the DNA window TTCGTTGTAAATGAACTAAATCATCCACAATAAAATAAGCATCTAACGTTTTTTGTAAATCTTCTAAACGGGCTAGCACTTGTGCAGCTGATGCACCATTTGCAGCTAATTTTGCAGCTTCGATTGTATAAGATGCTAATGGGCCTCCTGCCACACCAGAGTCAAATCCATATACTTTCACATTGTCGACCAATTGTGCTGCTTGTAATGCGCAATCATATGTGCCACTAACGCCACTTGATATATGAATCGCAACAATTTCATCATAGTCTTTCGCTAATCGTTCATAAAGTTCAACAAATTTCCCAATAGGTGGTTGTGCAGTTTTTGGGAATTGCTGAGTCTTACGCACTATTTCATAAAATTGATCTACGCTAAGTGTTATTTCCTCTTCAAAAGAAACATCATCAAAATGAACACTTATCGGAACAATATGTATATTGTATTTTTCGCGTTCTTCAATCGGTAAATAAACTGTACTATCTGTAACAATTACAGTTTTCATATTTTCAAGCTCCTCTATTTAAATTTAAAACGAATGATTGCGTAGTTAAATATAACGTATAGTTTGAATAATTAGAACAGTTTGTAAATAGATGACATGCTAATGAGCTTTGATGAAATGGACTTGCT includes these proteins:
- a CDS encoding DegV family protein, with amino-acid sequence MKTVIVTDSTVYLPIEEREKYNIHIVPISVHFDDVSFEEEITLSVDQFYEIVRKTQQFPKTAQPPIGKFVELYERLAKDYDEIVAIHISSGVSGTYDCALQAAQLVDNVKVYGFDSGVAGGPLASYTIEAAKLAANGASAAQVLARLEDLQKTLDAYFIVDDLVHLQRSGRLSLTSSIIGSLLQIKPILHMKNKKITVFEKVRTKRKALRRVKEILHDAVETYGELQAVVMHANCEQLGRTWMEKLQSSYPTVHFKLAYFGPALATHLGEGTLAISWMKK